A stretch of DNA from Diospyros lotus cultivar Yz01 chromosome 14, ASM1463336v1, whole genome shotgun sequence:
aataattaatttttcaaacaattttaTGATCACTATATTGATACTCATTTTACGTATGATTCCACTGTTATGTAACTTTTAAAGAAATTCGTTAAATGCCACCAACTTTGTTAACAAGGCTGAACTAGtccaatgttttaatttttatttttttattttactttaaaagaCATTTAGAATGAGTTGATGtcaattatttatcattttgcTGAAGCAtgggttatttatttttttattttttcaatgttTAGAAAACTGGGCCAGGACATTGATCTAGAATAAAGAAAACGTCTATTCTCATTTCTCAAtgtgtttttataaaataaatatataaataataaataaaaaaacaaatataaaataataaaatattcaaatatgtttaaaaaCTCCATCAATGGCACTGTGCATGCATGCTGTTACGTGTTTCTCTattataaagttataaattatATGATAGGATAATAATAATGGTTACAAATTGGGATGCCCAATGCATGTTGCGAGACAAGATATTCTCTCTTTAATTTGCCTCATCTTGCTCTGCATAATAATactatttaatcttattttatatatagtttaggtagtaattttattatctagaatatttaaaatactctTGCATTAATTTTAATCACATGCAATTTGGTTCCACGTACGTTAGTTAGGAAACATAAAGACTATTCCTATCTATTAGTAATTAGTATCCTCTTTTCATGAATTAAAACTCAAATATATATCCAAATTTTTCACATAAAGCATGCGTTCAATTGTATAACACAACTTAGTCTTTGTTGAACCTTACACTGGATACCTTCTGAGTTTTGGccaccttctctctctctctctctcttttgctttcaaagtaaaaataatatatatatataataaaattaatcttttatttaataatttaaattttaaaatcttaattttgagAATCTTTATGCTCATagattaaagaataataaaataaaaaattcaataaataaatcaatagtAAGAAAATATGAAGAATTTAGAGAGATTAAGGTTGAGAGGAGAAGAAGGATCCCTAGAGAGATTTATGGATCCATCTTAACATGGtgaattatttctaaaattaaatttaaggttGGTTGGTGATTTTGATCAATTTAGATTAAGGCTTATGATATTATGAGATTATTGTCTAGAACTAGAATAGATGATAAGAGTCATTTGATTAGATGTGGTTTGTTCATAAATTGACATTACAGATTATAGATTGTGTGATGTAAGACTTACATATTTACTATACATGTCCTAAGAGAGCCCACGATTCTATATTAGAAACGGATTTCAAAGCTATGAACCATGAACTATGATAAGAAGTGGATGAGAATGTTAATTTACCCATCTGGTTGATCATGTAAAGCCATCCCTGGCAAATTAGTTGCTTCCTCCAGAGCTTTTCTCCACCTTTTCAATTTCTCCATCCATTTGTTTGCTTCAGACTTTCCTCCCTTGAATTGCGCTTTATGTCTCATGAATGCCTCTGCATAATCCTCATTTTGTTTTCTAACCTGCGATCGATCCACGCCATAGAATACTGGCAAAATCATGTGGCGAAAATCCCCCATCTTTTGTCTTTCGAGAATCATCACTAGCTCATCAAGGCACCAATTAGAAGATGCATAGTTTTTGGAGAAGACAATTATTGAAACTTTAGACTCTTTAATTGCCCTCTCCAACACAAGTTTGATATTTTCTCCTCTTTCTATCTCATCGTCATCTCTAAAAGTACGAAATCCAGCATTCACTAGAGCTATATACAAGTGATCAATGAATGTCCAACGAGTATCCTTGCCTCTAAAGCTCAAAAACACATGATAACTACTCcaagaaatagaagaagaggTTTTGTGAACTCCCGTTGTAGTCATTTAGtagaattgaaaattgaaaaactaatGAAGAATCGATCTTAATAGCGAATTGTGGAGAAGATTTGAGATCAAGCGTGCCTCTTTTGATTTCACAATGTTGGGCAGAAGATCATCAActctaaaaaaaattggatgggTGAAAGAAAAATGGATGAGAAAATTTATACTTTCAAAGTGAAATTGAAGTGAAGTTTGCACAAGGGTTTGATTTACTTATATAGTAGAACGGGAACTGatgcaattaaataatattagcTATCCTATGAAATTTTTTAcagtaaaagagagagaggaagagagaacgATAAGCGGGGGGGCGCACCACGTGTCCGCGTACGTGAAACGTGGCGCACCCCCCGCTTCTTGTCTGCCGcttcaaaatttttcatcaaGATATTCTTGTCTGCCGCATGAGAGAGGAAAAAGCCGCCGCATGGGAGAGAAAAAAGCAGACGACAAGATCTTCTTGTCTGCCGCGCGTcagagagagggaaaaaaagagaggaaggaGAGAAAAGCAGAGGAAGAGACCGGTTGTCCTGTGGCAGCGCGGCCCCGCACAGTTTCTCCCTTCCTCCATTTTCCACCTATTGGCTAATAGAGGCTCGCCACGTGCCCTCCTCTTTCTCTCATCCATTGTTTTTCCCCgctgttaaaaaattaaaaaatttaatacgataaataatatcatttaattttttaataatatcagATCCtaaaacttatttaatttaatgtggtagataatattatttaatactataaattttaataccATATCATCATGTCTAATATATtagtaaaataagattaaaaatgataatgacaattaaatttaaaaataaaaacctcCAAGAATGCACAGGTTCATTAAGTATTTGTGTTTATGTTAAATAATGTCTAATTAAGAAGATATGACAAACGAAAATATcagtatatttaaaaaaataatcattatgTTTATgccttttcaaaataattaggATATCGCTATGTTGTTCACGAAtcctttataaaataatttaatatggtagataatatcatttaataccatatcattatatctaatatattagtaaaataagattaaaaatgataatgaaaattaaatttaaaaatactaacCTCCCAGAATGCACAGGTTCATTAATTATTTGTGTTTATGTTAGATAATGtctaattaagaaaatatgaaaaataaaaatattaatatatttaaaaaataatcattatgTCAACACATTTTTGAAATAGTTAGGATGTCTCTATGTTATTCACAaatcttttataaaataatttaataccgtagataatatcatttaatacgATAAATTTTAATACCATATCATCATGTCTAATATATtagtaaaataagattgaaaatgataatgacaattaaatttaaaaataaaaacctcCAAGAATACACAGGTTCATTAATTATTTGTGTTTATATTAGATAATGtctaattaagaaaatatgacaaacaaaaatatcaatacatttaaaaaaaataatcattatgTCAACGTCTTTTCAAAATAGTTAGGATGTTGCTATGTTGTTCACGaatcttttataaaataattttatgaggtaaattttacatattattacatCAAGTATATTTGTGTTTTTAGAAGTAGTACAAATTTCCTTTgtttctaataaaaaattaaaaatttaactattttacCCTTGCTTTTAAACCATTCTTCTCTAGTTCATTTTTATCtctcctcttttttcttctccctttgtgtcattgatggttgttgATGGATTTCTTTCAACAAGGTTGGACCATAATAGAGTTTCATACCATTGGAATGGGTTTTTAAATCTAGAAACTTGCCACCATGATTTTTAGCCtctaagaaagagagagatgggtagTTTGGTTGTCACTTTGTCACTTTGGTTGTCACTTTGTCATATCAAAGATAATGTCGCTAATACGTCGCCAAATTAGCGACGTATTAGTGACGGAAAGATTTCCGTCGCTAagtatatttttacaaaaaattgcGACGAAATATTTTCGtcgtaatatttttaaaaaaaatagaaaataagatattttttattagcgacggaatattccgtcgctattatttttaaatttttttattagattaattataGAAACgaaatttctaatattttaaattttgcgacggaaaACTCCGTCGCTAtttgttttagaattttttattaaattaattttagcgacgaaattttttgtCGCtattaatatttgaattttttattaaattaataatagcgacggaatttttcgtctctattaatttttgaattttttattaaattaataatagcgacgaaaaattccgtcgctattagtttagaattttttaaaattaattttagcgatagaatttttcgtcgctaaaataaattaatttcttttttaaaatataaaaaaattattgcgACGGAATTGTTCCGTTGCAATTCATAAAATTGATTGCGATGGAATAATTTCATCGCAATTCattaaagttttttaaaaattttagcgacgaaatttattttagtggctaaaattaatatattttttaaattaattttaatttattatttaatttataaatttatttataattattattaaacaaattatataaaaattctaaaatttatatttataatatagctaaaattaatatatttttttatttattatttaatttctaaatttatttataattaattattaaacaaattatataaatattctaaaatttatatttataatatagaaattaaCATTCAAACAAGATACTAATAATTGTCTGTTACATACTAATCGTTACATAAAAATAACTGCAAAAACTAATCATCTAAATCATCACCAGAGTCAGGTTGAGGAGTCGATTGTggctgagaagaagaagaatgaggaatTATGCTACGAGTAGATGCAGTAAGTTGTTCAATCAAAAATCGCATCTCTGACATCTGTCGTCGAACGTCGTTCAGCTCATGAGCCTGTGAATTTATTTGCTCCtcctgcaattttaatttctctgtCATTTCTTGTATAACCGAGTTTCCATTAAGACCAGATAAGACAGAAGATGAGCTGCCAAcattagaaaattttgattgggatAAGGATCCCGTGCCATAAAtcctcttctttttgttttccccCCTGCCAGCCTAGATGAATATCTGGTCACAATCTGGCTGCTGAGGCTCCTCAAACCCCTCATTTGGTTGAGTTGCTTGTTCTAGCAATTGTCCGTACGTTTCCTACAATAGTTTAAcgaagaaaatagaataaatcaattatgaatattaaatttgacgttaattataaaaatgatattttttacaattaaaaaactTACAGCGACACTCGAAGAACGTCTGTCGACATACACCATCTGTCTTTCCTCAGTTTTTTTAGAATGAGTTCGTTCAAACAGTTCAATCAGTGTAGGCTCTCTCCCAAACTCCTTTGTCTAAAAAAAGTGATAAaattaaccattttaataatatatttttttaaaatattaacaaattaaataaattaaatctcttaCCATTCGTCTTTTATGCTCCGCTGAAGATATAGAACCCCCAATATGGCGGGAAGGACCAGCATCAGGACCACCTGTCTCACTCAAACGGTTCAGTGATGCTTGTGCTGACCGTTTCTTGAAAGCTTCGTCTTGTTCCTATTTCTGCATCCAACTATCCCAAACATCATCTGGCACAAAGATCGCTTTTCCATTGGCATGTCACTTACGAATGTTGTCGATATATCGCTTAGCTGCTTTTTGTGCCCACTCTCTTCTCACCAATGCATCAATTGCAGGATCCCACTGAAaaattttctgtaaaaaaaaataagattaaatagtttaaacatttctacattaatagttaatatatatatattattaatttgaatttaataccgCAAATTCATCCCAATACAAGCCCTTTGTCTTTGAATGCACTTCTTTCCAAACATGACCTTCCTTATAAAGACGTTTCTTGAAGATTGTCGATATAATATGGGAAATGTTCATTGTACGACAAAAGATGCTCCtgcatacaaataataataattagtataaaaactAACACATatcataatgtaaaaaaaaataaaaataaattaaagttaccCATCGCCATCTTGCTGTATAACATGCAGTGATTCGGATGTAAAATGACTAGTAGTCGAGTGAGATGATGGATGTACTGGTGACTCTGTAGGAAGGGTCGATGCAGAAGCAACTGTAGGGGCAGCAACAGGAGATGCTGATGGGAGGGAAGCCGGTGAAACATCCCCCAAAATATGCGGTGCTGTAGTAGATGAGGTAGAAGCAGCAGTGGACCCAGAAGAGTTAGGTCTAGAACCACTGCATCCTGCACGATATCGTCATCTAACACCTGTCATAcctataataaataaatcaatatcattaataattaaacataagtaTTTAAGTCATAAAATTTACCTCTAATCACTATCATATAAGTCTACATCTGTGTCATTAGATTCTAAGTCGTCATCAGAATCTAATTGAAGAACTTATTCATCCTCTGATTCAGAATCATATTCAGAATCTGATCGCAAGACTTGCTCATCATACGATTCAAACTTATCTTCAGAATCAAATCTCAAAACTTGCTCATCATTCAACTCTGGGGCTTCGTCAAATTCTGATTCCATAACTGGCTCATCATTTAAATCAGCGTGGTCACCATCATTCACTGTCTCAGGGATTTGGACATCATCAACTGCAATATCGTGTAGTTCCACGTCATCCTCTTGGTAAGGCAATGCTTCACGTGGAAGAGTCGCCTCTTGATTATTAAAAGATTGTGGAACCTCTACTATGAACCTTGGTTTgacttttgttacaaccaaccaATCGCTTTTCTTACACCTCAAGCTTGGATATTcacaaaaatatacttgaatcGCTTGAGAAGCTAATATAAATTGTTCGTTTgtattccatttcttcttttcattgacCTCGACGATCTTATATGCATGATGAATCTTCACCCCCTCGTTCAAAGTTGGAATAAACCAATCGCCCTTGAACAATACAACTTTCATGAATGATGATACTGAAGGATACTCGAGCTCGACAATCTCTGTTATCCGACCATAATAGTCCTTCTCAGGGTCATCGTAGTTGGATCCTTTAACGCACATGCCACTATTCATAGTGGCTTTATTTGAACCACAACTAATCGTGTGAAATTTAAATCCATTAACAAAACAGCCAGGGTAGGTTGTAACAGTGTTAAAAGGTCCTTTTGTGAGATCCCTTATGTATGGATTGGTCACATTGTTCGTAGGATCGCTAGCCTATTAAATAAGAcagatatataagaaattattatataagaaattgagtggaattaatattttaattaatcaactcACATAGCTATTGAACCAGCAAGGGAATTCCTTATTTGTTAATTGTTCAATGATGTGGTCGCCAATGCCGAGATTATGTTGCCTTAGCTCAGCATCATAAAtccttaaaaaattaataagaaaaataaaaataactacattaaactatttaatttaaatataatttagaaattaacaacaattaattagcaaaatctTACTGCAGATACGGTTCAACTTCTGGACAATTTATCAAACTATATCTATGTGCAACATCATATTCTTCACCGAATAGCATTCGTGACTTTTTACATCCAAATGGTTGACAAGGATGCTTGAAAATTGATAACTTCCCCTCCTGGTCATCCCCTTTATTTACAACACCAGCATCATTGCGCGGCACTCGTGTATGCCTTGTAACAACATGGTCTTCAAAGTAATGAGAACACAACAATGACGCTTCTTCCACAACGTATGAATTAGAAATAGAGCCTTCCACTCGAGCTTTATTTCTAACtgttttcttcaactttccAAGGTATCTATATAAAATGTGTATAGTAATTAGATAAGTAAACTACAAAATGAATATGtttcttataaaatagaaagaaaaaaaaaatatcaatctaaTAAATAGTACCTTTCAAAcggatacatccatcgatattgAACTAGACCTACTATCCTTGCTTCATAAGCCAAATGGACTGGAAGATGCTCTATAGAGTCAAAGAAGCTTGGAGGGAATATGAGCTCCAACTTACACAAAGTGATGGGGATGTCATTCTCTAATTTCATCATGTGCTCACTTTTAATAGTGGTCGATGCCAAATCTTTGAAGAAAAGACTCAACTCAGTTAGTGCCTCCCATACTTTTTGCGGTAATAATTCCCGAAATGCAACGGGCACCAACCTTTGCATGAACACATGACAGTCGTGGCTTTTCATCCCAAACAACTTAAGCTTCTTTGTGTCAACACATCTAGCCATGTTCGACACATACCCATCAcgaaattttagatttttgacCCACGCACACAGGacaactttttctttcttgttcagaGTAAAAGTTGGTTGAGTAATGCGGCGACAATATTGATTCAACTCTTCTCTCGACTTCACCGTGTCCTTAGTTTTGCCCAGTGCATTCATCACTGTATTGAACACATTTTCAAACACGTTTTTCTCTATATGCATAACATCCAAGTTGTGTCAAATAAGTTGAGTTTTCCAATAaggcaaatcccaaaaaatgctCTTATTCTTCCAACCACTACCATGACTGTTATCCACATTAATCTGTGCAGCATTGGGTTCTGTCGCCTTCAGTAAACCCAACTCATCTAAGGAAGCAAGTATCTCAAGTCCAGACAGTACAAGAGATggtgttttttttatcaaagtaTTTTTGCGAAATCCATACCTATTCCGTCGATACGGATGATCTCGATGCAAGAATTTCCGATGGTTGTCAAACCATGAAATCTTTCGACTCTTTGACAAGTAAAATGCGTCCGAATGAATCGTGCAATAAGGACATGCCAACTTTCCTGCCGTGCTATACCCCGAGAGCATTgaatatgcaggaaaatcactAATGGTCCACATCAAAGCCGCTCTCAGTtggaaattttgtttcaatgaGATATCATATGCCGGCACACCAACATCCCACAAATGTTTCAACTCTGCAATAAGAGGTTGTAAGAAAACATCAAGTTTTGCCTTAGGATTCTCTGGTCCTAGCACTAGCACCGTTAAGAACATTGTTGTATCCTTCATACACATCCAGGGTGGTAAATTATACACCGTGACAATGACAGGCCAACAAGAATATTGCTTCCCAAATTAACCAAACGGCTGAAACCCATCAGTACAAAGACCAAGTCTGACATTCCTTTTCTCGGCAGCAAATTCTATATGAGTCTCGTTAAAATGAATCCACGCAGGGGAATCCGACGGATGACGCATGACACCATCTTCGACCACATGATCTGCGTGCCACCTCATTTCTGCTGCTGTTGAATTGGATGCATACAATCTCAGAAGCCGAGGagttaaaggaaaataatgCATCTTCTTATGAGGAACCCAAGTTTTTTGTCGTTTTCTACTGTCAGCTTGATCAACTTGCTTGTACGGATTCTCATGACAAAACTTGCAGACTGTTAAATCACTGTCATCACCCCAAAAAATCATACAGTTGTTTCTACAATAATCAATTTTCTCAACAGGAAGGCCCAACCCTCGAACCAGTTTTTTAGTGCTGTAAAACTTATCAATCACCGTATTAGGTTCAGGAAGAACCTCCTTAAGTAATTCACAAAGTTGATTAAATCCCCTCTCAGATAGATGGTGCTCTGACTTAAAGCTAAGCAATCTAGCAACAAGCGACAACTGCGTATGCTTTCGACAACCAAGatataactctttttttgcagCACTAAGCATGTCATATAATGCTTGAGCTTCCGGATTTGGAGGTTCCTCCTCCATATTCAGATTGAAATCAGGCCCGGCAGCATCCATTACCATAGTCTCAAATAAGTTGCTTGACTCTGCTTCAAGTGTTGATGCTGAGTAAGACATATCAACCAAATCTACCGTAGCAATAACTTCCCCATGAAGTGTCCACTCGTAATACCCCGGTACGAAACCTTTGGTGAGCAAGTGACTTGTCACGGTTTCCTAGTCACGAAAAGTCGTGTTCCTACACTTTGGTTGATTACAGGGACATTTAATCTTATTCCCATCCATCCACTCTGGTTGACTCTTagcaaaattaacaaacttctcAACACTCTTGATAAATTCCGTAGAAATATAACCATCTTCCTTACGCCTGATATACATCCACTGACGAtctaatctcatttttttcctgtggtaattaaataacaaaaaattactaaattataattacaatatttttttttatttgagttgttttaatattattccACTGAACCACTCCTTATAACTCCtccttaaaattttaagattagAACCTATCCCATCCGGAAATGAATCATGATATGACCACTAGCGAATGCATTTACTCACAATACGAAATTTCGGCAGCATCTCAGCACAGTTCTCTAGATCCACGATAAGGATTAGTGCTGATTCATACAAGTTAAACTCAATTTGAGTCAATTGCATGAATCAAAACATATTCTTATATGCAACCGGAGAACAACGTGAAATGCTACTGAATTTTCGTACCATGCATGAGTAAATGAATGCGTATTAGCTGGGCACACAACACGACACCAAATTTCCAGACTGTCCAACTGGACAATTCAGTGATCTCCTCGCTCCATCGAGGAAGTCACCGAACAGGAATCTAAGGTTAAGTtccaagaaatttaattaaatagctaaaaaatatttaattaattatatttttttatttaatataatttttagagaaaattcgACAAAGTCTCCCCTATAAATGGACTACACCctatgtaagaaaaaaaaaataaaaaaatataacacttCAATATATGCAACATCATCAATTCTCAACACAtcatatatttcataatcatcctataaaataaataaattgcacTTTTAAAAAAGAcatgtaaaaaaacaaaattgcactttgaTATGTAATAAAAATACTAAGATAACAGTGAGGGTCTTTAAGGTGATCGtaaaaacaaaattgcacttttaaatcgataatgtattttttatttttttaatattacaaaacagcttcaaaatatttttaaaaatacaaaaatgactTGAAACACACTCAGTTTCTTGACTTTTCAAGATCAAAAACATTTAGGAAACACAGAAAAGTAACATTCCGATGCTCCCATGCAGAGAAGAAAAGTGTGTAAACTTAAGGTTGCATATGAAGACAATAATAACGCATTTTAAAGAGAGTGCAGTGTATTGCGAAGGGGGTGCCCTGTAAAGAATATAGGAAAGTACGCAATGTAAAACCCATGACATAAATATCAAGAAATgcaatataatttaaaaagaccgcaataatattttccatattaggggaaataagaaaaaaaaaaaacattgggGAAGACTCCAGTGCCTAGTACTAGGACCCGTTTAAACACCCATTCCTAGTGAAACTAAACTCATTCCtcctattatatttattttatctactgaatattacaattcaactactataaataaaaaaagcttGAGAAACAACCCAATAGGGTTTTCAAACCCACCACCCAAAATAGTTAAAATAGGAAACTGGCAAACTAGACCATCAAATCCAGGGAGCTACGAATTATAATCGAATGGTTGGTTGGTTCAATTAGCCACAATCCTGGAAGCTACGACTAAATATTCATCGACCCAATGGGGTTCAAAAGAGCCTCTCTGTGCTTTTAGGACCTAACTTGTCAAAAATCACAAGATTAAAATTATTCTAGCTTTAAGATTAAAAGAACTACTAATGTTCACACCAAAATCCAAGGTAGAAA
This window harbors:
- the LOC127790983 gene encoding uncharacterized protein LOC127790983; translated protein: MIVIRGCSGSRPNSSGSTAASTSSTTAPHILGDVSPASLPSASPVAAPTVASASTLPTESPVHPSSHSTTSHFTSESLHVIQQDGDGSIFCRTMNISHIISTIFKKRLYKEGHVWKEVHSKTKGLYWDEFAKIFQWDPAIDALVRREWAQKAAKRYIDNIRGPDAGPSRHIGGSISSAEHKRRMTKEFGREPTLIELFERTHSKKTEERQMVYVDRRSSSVAETYGQLLEQATQPNEGFEEPQQPDCDQIFI
- the LOC127790985 gene encoding uncharacterized protein LOC127790985 — its product is MVMDAAGPDFNLNMEEEPPNPEAQALYDMLSAAKKELYLGCRKHTQLSLVARLLSFKSEHHLSERGFNQLCELLKEVLPEPNTVIDKFYSTKKLVRGLGLPVEKIDYCRNNCMIFWGDDSDLTVCKFCHENPYKQVDQADSRKRQKTWVPHKKMHYFPLTPRLLRLYASNSTAAEMRWHADHVVEDGVMRHPSDSPAWIHFNETHIEFAAEKRNVRLGLCTDGFQPFVLGPENPKAKLDVFLQPLIAELKHLWDVGVPAYDISLKQNFQLRAALMWTISDFPAYSMLSGYSTAGKLACPYCTIHSDAFYLSKSRKISWFDNHRKFLHRDHPYRRNRYGFRKNTLIKKTPSLVLSGLEILASLDELGLLKATEPNAAQINVDNSHEKNVFENVFNTVMNALGKTKDTVKSREELNQYCRRITQPTFTLNKKEKVVLCAWVKNLKFRDGYVSNMARCVDTKKLKLFGMKSHDCHVFMQRLVPVAFRELLPQKVWEALTELSLFFKDLASTTIKSEHMMKLENDIPITLCKLELIFPPSFFDSIEHLPVHLAYEARIVGLVQYRWMYPFERYLGKLKKTVRNKARVEGSISNSYVVEEASLLCSHYFEDHVVTRHTRVPRNDAGVVNKGDDQEGKLSIFKHPCQPFGCKKSRMLFGEEYDVAHRYSLINCPEVEPYLQ